One Candidatus Neomarinimicrobiota bacterium DNA segment encodes these proteins:
- a CDS encoding DUF2089 domain-containing protein, which yields MDKKLPITCPSCQSELNVQSLACESCDTTINGSYDLPLLLKLTQEEQEFILDFVRFSGSLKKMAKKLNLSYPTVRNMLDDLIDTIETRQQSDADETD from the coding sequence ATCACGTGCCCGAGTTGTCAATCGGAATTAAATGTCCAGAGCCTGGCCTGCGAATCGTGCGATACGACCATCAATGGTTCATACGATTTACCACTGCTGCTGAAGTTGACGCAGGAGGAACAGGAATTTATACTCGACTTTGTGCGGTTCAGCGGGAGCCTGAAAAAGATGGCTAAAAAGTTGAATCTGAGTTATCCCACCGTCCGGAATATGCTGGACGATCTAATTGACACAATTGAAACACGCCAGCAATCCGATGCTGACGAAACTGATTAA
- a CDS encoding glycosyl hydrolase family 2, whose product MKIILQTGLLSLLVALEAFAIEMPAIFSDQMVLQRNAEVTVWGKAEPGEIITVTGSWGSEASAQADENGDWSVQLKTTDTGGPYSLEVANKVTTLAFEDVLLGEVWLCSGQSNMEMPMQGWPPNDLIQNSKEEISAADYPDIRLYTVERTISAQELTDTDGTWKVCTPESVAEFSATAYFFGRNLHTELGVPIGLIHASWGGTPVEAWTSTEALRTVDEMRETLEKIESSRDDVLKYNRWLASHETVQFKSSGEDRFTSLEFNDAQCANPGYDDENWRSMAQPTLWEETGMGQWDGVVWYRKNISVPPEWAGQPLTLELGPIDDMDATYFNGNLVGRNEVEGVWQKDRMYTVPGDLVKSGENLIAVRVIDTGGGGGIYGDPKEMQLYPGDEKGEALSLAGDWKYLPIAELHNGEYYRFGIETAEFFERPEVPITVGASTPSCLYNGMIAPITPLTIRGVIWYQGEANTGRPEQYKTLFPTMIRDWRDQFGQENMPFYYVQIAPYDYGPETASQRLREAQFETLSVPYTGMAVTLDIGNPDNIHPANKQDVGKRLARWALVNEYGKDAIPSGPLYTSMEKIDGKVILHFDYADGGLKITGDGSANFRIAGNDRTFYPANVKVRKSTIVVSHPEVPNPVAVRYAWDDTSAASLFNKAGLPASSFRTDDWED is encoded by the coding sequence ATGAAAATTATTCTGCAAACCGGTTTGCTTTCTCTGCTGGTGGCGCTGGAGGCTTTTGCCATTGAAATGCCGGCGATTTTTTCGGATCAGATGGTCCTCCAGCGGAACGCGGAGGTGACCGTCTGGGGAAAAGCAGAGCCCGGTGAAATAATCACGGTGACAGGATCTTGGGGAAGTGAAGCCTCTGCACAGGCCGATGAAAACGGCGACTGGTCGGTGCAGCTGAAAACTACGGACACGGGCGGGCCGTACTCGCTTGAAGTCGCCAATAAAGTCACCACATTGGCATTCGAAGACGTCCTGCTGGGCGAGGTCTGGCTTTGCTCCGGACAGTCCAATATGGAGATGCCGATGCAGGGCTGGCCGCCGAATGACCTCATTCAGAATTCCAAAGAGGAAATCAGTGCTGCGGATTATCCGGATATCCGGTTGTACACCGTTGAGCGAACCATCTCTGCTCAAGAATTAACGGACACCGATGGCACGTGGAAAGTCTGTACTCCGGAGTCTGTGGCGGAATTTAGCGCCACCGCATACTTCTTTGGTCGAAATCTGCATACGGAGCTGGGAGTCCCCATTGGTTTGATTCACGCCAGCTGGGGCGGCACGCCTGTTGAAGCCTGGACGAGTACCGAAGCGCTCCGTACGGTGGATGAAATGCGGGAAACGCTGGAAAAAATTGAATCGAGCAGAGATGACGTACTAAAGTATAACCGATGGCTAGCGTCCCATGAGACGGTTCAATTTAAGTCATCAGGAGAGGATCGGTTCACATCACTCGAATTTAATGATGCACAGTGTGCCAATCCGGGATACGACGACGAAAACTGGCGGTCTATGGCGCAGCCTACTCTCTGGGAAGAGACCGGGATGGGGCAGTGGGACGGCGTGGTTTGGTATAGGAAAAATATATCGGTTCCGCCTGAGTGGGCTGGACAGCCGCTCACTCTGGAATTAGGCCCAATCGATGATATGGATGCCACATACTTCAATGGTAATCTAGTTGGCAGGAATGAAGTTGAGGGCGTGTGGCAAAAGGACCGCATGTACACGGTGCCGGGTGACCTGGTAAAATCCGGTGAGAATCTCATCGCAGTTCGCGTCATCGATACCGGTGGTGGCGGTGGGATATACGGTGACCCGAAAGAAATGCAGCTGTATCCCGGCGATGAAAAAGGAGAGGCACTTTCGCTGGCCGGCGATTGGAAATACCTGCCGATAGCGGAACTCCATAACGGTGAGTACTATCGGTTCGGAATCGAAACCGCCGAATTCTTTGAACGCCCGGAGGTTCCGATTACCGTGGGTGCGTCTACGCCTTCGTGCCTGTATAACGGCATGATTGCGCCGATAACGCCACTGACGATCCGGGGTGTCATCTGGTATCAGGGGGAAGCAAACACCGGCCGGCCGGAGCAGTACAAAACGCTGTTTCCAACGATGATCCGGGACTGGCGTGACCAATTCGGACAGGAGAATATGCCGTTTTACTACGTCCAGATTGCGCCGTACGATTACGGCCCGGAGACTGCATCCCAGCGATTGCGGGAGGCCCAGTTCGAAACGCTTTCCGTGCCGTATACGGGGATGGCGGTCACGCTGGATATCGGCAACCCGGACAATATCCATCCCGCCAACAAACAGGACGTCGGGAAGCGACTGGCGCGCTGGGCGTTGGTGAACGAATACGGCAAAGATGCCATCCCCTCCGGCCCGCTCTATACATCTATGGAGAAAATAGATGGGAAAGTTATTCTGCACTTCGATTATGCGGACGGCGGTCTGAAAATAACCGGCGACGGTTCAGCCAACTTTCGCATCGCCGGAAATGACCGGACATTCTATCCTGCAAATGTAAAGGTCCGGAAGAGCACGATTGTCGTATCCCATCCGGAAGTTCCGAATCCGGTGGCCGTCCGCTACGCCTGGGATGACACCAGCGCGGCGTCGTTGTTTAACAAGGCGGGGTTGCCGGCATCCTCCTTCCGCACCGATGACTGGGAGGATTAG
- a CDS encoding alpha/beta hydrolase produces MAWVPLQAQEVDTVYVETDSVRLHTVLTVPSEVDSPPLAVFIAGSGPTDLDGNQPSMTNNSLLYLSNELVNNGIATVRFDKRSIGKSSQFPESEMTIDLFARDVESIIRHFRERGFSEVYIIGHSEGSLIGLIVAQDTEIDGFVSIAGAGSPADEILKKQLQPQLPPMWYDQVVAMIDSLKNDMRVKKVTPSLQALFRQPIQPYLISWFDYVPVDLMAQLGCPALIVQGGNDIQVDISEAEKLAGAFNDAELVVIDDMNHVLKSVDGDQNANIATYTNPDLPVHPELVKEISAFINNR; encoded by the coding sequence ATGGCATGGGTACCCCTGCAGGCGCAGGAGGTCGACACTGTATACGTGGAGACCGACAGCGTCCGGCTGCACACGGTGCTCACCGTTCCCAGCGAAGTTGATTCGCCGCCGCTGGCGGTCTTTATAGCCGGTTCCGGCCCCACGGATCTGGACGGCAACCAGCCCAGCATGACGAATAACAGTCTGCTGTATCTCTCCAATGAATTGGTGAATAACGGCATCGCCACCGTGCGGTTTGATAAGCGGAGCATCGGAAAGAGCAGCCAGTTTCCCGAATCAGAAATGACCATCGATCTGTTTGCCAGAGATGTCGAATCCATCATCCGCCATTTCCGGGAGCGCGGATTTTCCGAGGTGTACATCATCGGACACAGTGAGGGATCGCTCATCGGACTGATTGTGGCGCAGGATACGGAAATCGACGGATTCGTCTCCATCGCCGGCGCCGGGAGTCCGGCGGACGAAATCCTGAAAAAGCAGCTGCAACCGCAGCTGCCGCCGATGTGGTACGATCAGGTGGTCGCGATGATTGACAGCCTGAAAAACGATATGCGCGTCAAAAAGGTGACCCCCTCGCTCCAGGCGCTGTTCCGGCAGCCGATTCAGCCGTATCTGATTTCCTGGTTCGACTATGTCCCGGTGGATTTGATGGCGCAGCTGGGTTGCCCGGCGTTGATCGTCCAGGGTGGAAATGACATCCAGGTGGATATCAGCGAAGCCGAGAAATTAGCGGGGGCGTTTAACGATGCCGAATTGGTCGTCATCGATGATATGAACCATGTGCTGAAATCCGTGGATGGCGATCAAAACGCCAATATCGCCACGTACACGAACCCGGATCTGCCCGTCCATCCGGAACTCGTCAAGGAAATTTCAGCATTCATTAACAACAGGTAA
- a CDS encoding DUF4287 domain-containing protein codes for MTREISDDAVNEATGRRWDVWMQILSGSAVADKPHKEIAAWLRNEHGVSHWWSQTITNRYEKETGRRKVGQTAEGTFQIGVQKTVHLSEGDTWERLLSQDGLQQWLGESPGFVLAEGETYETAGGITGEVRVVNDEHIRLTWQPPDWPEASTLQIRVIPKWEEKVTVSFHQEKIPSQELREEMRTRWKAALKALF; via the coding sequence ATGACACGCGAAATTTCCGACGACGCTGTAAACGAAGCCACCGGCAGACGCTGGGACGTATGGATGCAGATCCTGTCGGGGAGTGCCGTGGCCGATAAACCACATAAAGAGATCGCCGCCTGGCTGCGAAACGAGCATGGGGTCTCTCACTGGTGGAGCCAGACTATTACCAATCGCTACGAAAAGGAGACCGGCCGGCGGAAAGTCGGGCAGACTGCCGAAGGTACCTTCCAGATCGGAGTGCAGAAAACCGTCCATCTATCCGAAGGGGACACCTGGGAGCGATTGCTTTCTCAGGACGGGTTGCAGCAGTGGCTCGGAGAAAGCCCCGGATTCGTCCTCGCCGAAGGTGAAACCTACGAAACCGCGGGAGGAATTACCGGCGAAGTCCGGGTGGTAAACGACGAACACATCCGGCTCACGTGGCAACCGCCGGACTGGCCGGAGGCATCCACACTTCAGATTCGCGTTATTCCGAAATGGGAAGAAAAAGTCACCGTTAGCTTCCACCAGGAGAAAATTCCCAGTCAGGAACTGCGCGAGGAGATGCGGACACGGTGGAAGGCTGCACTGAAAGCGTTGTTTTAG
- a CDS encoding transcriptional regulator has product MKQYDEPDRLIHAPVRLAILSALISVKEADFNFLKEAIDTSDGNLSVHLSKLEDAGYIEIHKSFVGKRPRTSCTMTDKGREAFKRYVETIEQYLHPGDVGCEKE; this is encoded by the coding sequence ATGAAGCAGTATGACGAACCGGATCGGCTGATCCATGCGCCGGTACGCCTGGCGATTCTGTCGGCGCTAATCTCGGTGAAGGAGGCGGATTTTAACTTCCTGAAGGAAGCAATCGATACCTCCGATGGGAATCTGAGTGTGCATCTCTCCAAGCTGGAAGACGCCGGATATATCGAAATCCACAAATCATTCGTGGGCAAACGTCCGAGAACTTCCTGCACCATGACTGACAAGGGCCGGGAAGCCTTCAAACGTTATGTAGAAACCATAGAACAGTACCTCCATCCCGGCGATGTTGGATGCGAGAAGGAGTGA
- the rhaM gene encoding L-rhamnose mutarotase, translating to MQRQAFKMKLKSGCKEEYEKRHAAIWPELKQLLKDAGISDYSIFLDEETNILFAVQKVSGDQGSQDLGETEVVQKWWDFMADIMETNPDNSPVTVPLEEVFHMD from the coding sequence ATGCAACGCCAAGCATTTAAGATGAAACTCAAATCTGGCTGCAAGGAAGAATACGAAAAACGCCACGCGGCGATCTGGCCGGAGCTGAAACAACTGCTTAAAGACGCCGGTATCAGCGACTATTCCATCTTTCTGGATGAAGAGACCAACATTTTATTCGCCGTCCAAAAAGTGTCCGGAGATCAGGGATCACAGGATCTTGGCGAAACGGAAGTCGTGCAGAAGTGGTGGGATTTTATGGCGGATATTATGGAGACGAATCCTGACAATTCCCCGGTGACCGTTCCGCTGGAGGAAGTGTTCCATATGGACTGA